One Chromatiaceae bacterium DNA segment encodes these proteins:
- a CDS encoding lytic murein transglycosylase produces MRRRPLLLTLVAGTLLVAACTMLWADPLNQDSTPAQQPSASPGLPPPPASFETWRAALRSHAAAIGIAPATLDVAFRGVKPVRPIITLDRRQTEYVRTFSDYLKTSVSEARITRGRALLQKHAALLAGIQHRHGVPAELLVALWGMETDYGTQPGGFPVIAALATLAYDGRRRDFFTTELIEALRIIDSGQAEAARMTGSWAGAMGQPQFMPSTYRRYARDGDGDGRADIWNSVADSLESAAEYLGASGWRPEEGWGREVLLPPDFVLAQARLSHTKSLTEWGRLGVRGTAGEPLPGGETTASIVLPAGGGGPAFLVYPNFNVICTWNRSLYYALTVGHLSDRLGGAGPLVGQPPPGDQALPHSRIIAMQRGLNRLGFDLGEPDGMIGVRTRDAIQDYQQARGLPADAYPTAALIARIETEASLPEQ; encoded by the coding sequence ATGCGTCGTCGTCCGCTGCTGCTGACCCTGGTTGCGGGGACGTTGCTGGTCGCGGCTTGCACGATGCTGTGGGCGGACCCGCTCAACCAGGACAGCACCCCTGCCCAACAACCCTCAGCGTCCCCAGGGTTACCCCCCCCGCCGGCATCGTTCGAGACCTGGCGCGCAGCCCTAAGGTCGCACGCCGCTGCGATCGGCATCGCTCCAGCCACGCTGGACGTGGCATTCAGGGGTGTCAAGCCGGTTCGCCCGATCATCACCCTGGACCGGCGGCAGACTGAATACGTTCGCACCTTTTCCGACTACCTGAAGACTTCGGTCTCCGAGGCGCGCATCACCCGCGGTCGGGCACTGCTTCAGAAACATGCCGCGTTGCTTGCAGGTATCCAGCATCGCCACGGTGTCCCCGCCGAACTGCTCGTCGCACTGTGGGGGATGGAAACGGACTATGGCACCCAACCCGGCGGCTTCCCCGTGATCGCCGCACTGGCCACCCTGGCGTATGACGGCCGGCGACGGGATTTCTTCACCACCGAACTGATCGAAGCCCTGCGCATCATCGACAGCGGCCAGGCCGAGGCCGCGAGAATGACCGGCTCGTGGGCTGGCGCCATGGGACAGCCCCAGTTTATGCCCTCCACTTATCGGCGCTACGCGCGGGACGGCGACGGGGATGGCCGTGCCGATATCTGGAACAGCGTCGCCGACTCCCTGGAGTCCGCGGCAGAGTACCTCGGCGCCAGCGGCTGGAGACCAGAAGAAGGCTGGGGCCGCGAGGTCTTGCTGCCGCCGGATTTCGTGCTGGCACAGGCCCGCCTGAGCCATACCAAGAGCCTTACGGAATGGGGCCGTTTGGGCGTCCGGGGCACCGCCGGGGAACCCCTGCCCGGCGGTGAGACCACAGCCTCCATCGTGCTGCCCGCTGGGGGCGGAGGCCCCGCGTTCCTGGTCTACCCCAATTTCAACGTCATCTGCACCTGGAACCGCTCGCTGTACTATGCGCTCACGGTCGGCCACCTGTCCGACCGGCTCGGCGGCGCCGGCCCCCTGGTCGGTCAGCCGCCACCAGGGGATCAGGCCCTGCCGCACTCCCGCATCATCGCCATGCAGCGGGGCCTCAACCGCCTGGGGTTCGACTTGGGCGAACCGGATGGGATGATCGGGGTTAGGACCCGTGACGCCATCCAAGACTACCAACAGGCCCGCGGCTTGCCCGCCGACGCCTACCCGACGGCTGCGCTGATCGCCCGGATCGAGACCGAGGCGAGCCTGCCGGAGCAATAG
- a CDS encoding AAA family ATPase, producing the protein MNAIARFWRDLPFPVQILLGIVGGFALFQLFSGLGWLLVPLAALLWVLVLAGLGYALGWLRPSGPPVLVTALVRLTGGQPGVAGAHRTATVPLAGSRAANHRPPLGATPPDQAERERLLRDVQAALGELRGVDRAKEQLGELVEKVKAQRNRGASGFGTDAPGVVLLITGPRGVGKTTLARQIAPLFCGLGAIATPHTEEAGTAVLSPRLGGSMIERVRALAERSLDGVLLLDDMDWIAHPMNTTGPNSAADLGPTLTAIAQANPGRLVVVMTISGDAADRLYNNLEWGAWLRKLMDRRINFKPLPLDVLADLLRVQIERRHYRMLPAAEQRANKLLEKLATGVDFDNATAVRRLADCLTQNAAARSARQPGQVEVDPEDRYSISDADVRACERPASEIEPWS; encoded by the coding sequence GTGAACGCCATAGCCCGTTTTTGGCGCGACCTGCCCTTCCCGGTGCAAATCCTGCTTGGAATCGTAGGGGGATTCGCACTATTCCAGCTATTCTCTGGTCTCGGCTGGCTGCTCGTCCCGCTAGCCGCCCTGCTTTGGGTCCTGGTGCTGGCCGGGTTGGGCTATGCGCTGGGGTGGCTGCGTCCGTCAGGTCCGCCGGTGCTCGTCACGGCATTGGTTCGTCTTACCGGAGGTCAGCCGGGGGTGGCAGGTGCTCACCGAACGGCCACGGTCCCCTTGGCCGGGAGTCGCGCGGCAAACCACCGACCCCCGCTAGGCGCTACCCCGCCCGACCAGGCCGAGCGCGAACGACTGCTGCGGGACGTGCAGGCAGCGCTCGGGGAGCTGCGAGGGGTGGACAGGGCAAAGGAACAACTCGGCGAGTTGGTCGAGAAAGTCAAGGCGCAACGCAATCGCGGTGCCAGCGGTTTCGGCACGGATGCGCCCGGTGTTGTCCTGCTGATCACCGGACCCCGCGGGGTCGGCAAGACGACCCTGGCCCGCCAGATCGCTCCCTTGTTCTGCGGCTTAGGTGCCATCGCGACTCCCCATACCGAAGAAGCGGGCACTGCTGTGCTGTCGCCGCGTCTGGGAGGCTCCATGATCGAACGCGTCCGTGCGCTAGCCGAGCGCTCACTCGATGGTGTACTGCTATTAGACGATATGGACTGGATCGCCCACCCAATGAATACCACAGGACCCAACTCGGCGGCGGACCTCGGACCAACCCTGACCGCGATCGCGCAGGCCAATCCCGGGCGTCTCGTGGTGGTGATGACCATCAGCGGAGATGCTGCCGATCGTCTCTACAACAATTTGGAATGGGGAGCGTGGCTGCGCAAACTGATGGATCGGCGGATCAACTTCAAACCCCTGCCCCTTGACGTGTTGGCGGACCTGCTGAGAGTTCAGATCGAGCGGCGGCACTATCGGATGCTGCCGGCGGCCGAACAAAGGGCCAACAAGCTATTGGAGAAGTTAGCTACGGGGGTGGATTTCGACAATGCTACCGCGGTGCGGCGCCTTGCCGACTGTCTGACTCAGAACGCTGCTGCTCGGTCTGCGCGTCAGCCTGGTCAGGTGGAAGTTGATCCCGAAGACCGTTACAGCATTTCCGATGCGGATGTCCGTGCCTGCGAGAGGCCTGCAAGCGAGATTGAACCCTGGAGTTAA